The Hymenobacter chitinivorans DSM 11115 genome contains a region encoding:
- the smpB gene encoding SsrA-binding protein SmpB codes for MAKQKDDTPKRVNILNRRASYEYSFLAKYDAGMMLQGTEIKSIREGNVNMQDGFCTFHPDGSLWVHNLSISQYTLGTYNNHEPKRERKLLLNKKELRQLANKTQEQGVTIIPVRLFVNDRGFAKLEIALAKGKKLFDKRDDIKAKDQKREMDRAREY; via the coding sequence ATGGCCAAACAAAAAGACGATACGCCCAAGCGCGTGAACATCCTGAACCGCCGCGCCAGCTACGAATACAGCTTCCTGGCCAAATACGACGCGGGCATGATGCTACAGGGCACCGAAATCAAAAGCATCCGGGAAGGCAACGTCAACATGCAGGACGGCTTCTGCACCTTCCACCCCGACGGCTCGCTGTGGGTCCACAACCTGAGCATTTCGCAGTACACCCTGGGCACCTACAACAACCACGAGCCCAAGCGGGAGCGGAAGCTGCTGCTCAACAAAAAGGAATTGCGCCAGCTGGCCAATAAAACCCAGGAGCAGGGCGTCACCATTATTCCCGTGCGCCTCTTCGTCAACGACCGGGGCTTTGCCAAGCTCGAAATAGCCCTGGCCAAGGGCAAAAAGCTCTTCGACAAGCGCGACGACATCAAGGCCAAAGACCAGAAGCGCGAAATGGACCGCGCCCGGGAATACTAG
- a CDS encoding C40 family peptidase encodes MNHGICALSVVPVRAEPADKAEIVTQLIFGDCYTVLITQGNWQQIRTTADNYVGWMDPKQHQPVTSEYLAAWSAQDHPRSLDVVQVVSNAQVRIPVTIGARLPFFDGMTLRVGEETYFYNGAATNPQNGHGLQGPTDKRLALLLKAGQIFLKAPYLWGGRSLFGVDCSGLMQQLYGLIGVQLPRDARQQIDHGRTVHFVSQTQPGDLAFFDNADGNIIHVGLLLDDQQILHASGEVRIDPLDHNGIFNRKTQKYTHKLRLIKRILD; translated from the coding sequence TTGAACCACGGAATCTGCGCGCTGAGCGTCGTGCCGGTGCGGGCCGAGCCTGCGGATAAAGCCGAAATTGTCACCCAGCTGATTTTCGGCGACTGTTACACCGTGCTCATCACCCAGGGCAACTGGCAGCAAATCCGGACCACGGCCGACAACTACGTGGGCTGGATGGACCCCAAGCAGCACCAGCCCGTGACCAGCGAGTACCTGGCCGCCTGGAGCGCCCAGGACCACCCCCGCAGCCTCGACGTGGTGCAGGTGGTGAGCAACGCCCAGGTCCGCATCCCGGTCACCATCGGGGCCCGGCTGCCCTTTTTCGACGGTATGACGCTGCGGGTAGGGGAGGAGACGTACTTCTACAATGGGGCCGCCACCAACCCTCAGAACGGCCACGGCCTGCAGGGCCCCACCGACAAGCGCCTGGCCCTACTGCTCAAAGCCGGCCAGATTTTCCTCAAGGCGCCCTACCTCTGGGGCGGCCGCAGCCTGTTTGGCGTCGACTGCTCGGGCCTGATGCAGCAGCTCTACGGCCTGATTGGGGTGCAGCTCCCCCGCGACGCCCGCCAGCAGATTGACCACGGCCGCACCGTGCACTTCGTGTCCCAGACCCAGCCCGGCGACCTGGCCTTCTTCGACAACGCCGACGGCAACATCATCCACGTGGGCCTGCTTCTCGACGACCAGCAGATTCTGCACGCCAGCGGCGAGGTCCGCATCGACCCCCTCGACCACAACGGCATCTTCAACCGCAAAACCCAGAAGTACACCCACAAGCTCCGCCTCATCAAGCGCATCCTGGATTAA
- a CDS encoding HNH endonuclease — MDQKVLVLNGDYTAITLCSVQKAFVLLFLDKAEMIAKSDHGVLRTISSAYPKPSIIRLQRYVRVPYKGIALSRHNIMKRDHFECQYCGSTKNLTLDHVLPRSRGGESSWTNLLTACARCNHAKGHRTPSEAGLTIRQVPKKPTLSGFLRLSAGTIDQNWHAYLTN; from the coding sequence ATGGACCAAAAAGTGCTAGTTCTCAATGGCGACTACACCGCCATTACGCTGTGCAGCGTGCAGAAGGCTTTCGTGCTACTCTTCCTCGACAAAGCCGAGATGATAGCCAAGTCGGACCACGGGGTGCTGCGTACCATTTCTTCTGCCTATCCCAAGCCCAGTATCATTCGCCTGCAGCGCTACGTGCGCGTGCCCTACAAGGGCATTGCCCTAAGCCGGCATAACATTATGAAGCGGGACCATTTCGAGTGCCAGTACTGCGGCTCCACCAAAAACCTCACCCTGGACCACGTGCTGCCCCGGTCCCGCGGCGGCGAGTCGTCGTGGACCAATTTGCTGACGGCCTGTGCCCGCTGCAACCACGCCAAGGGTCACCGCACGCCCTCGGAAGCCGGGCTCACCATCAGGCAGGTGCCCAAGAAACCGACGCTGTCGGGTTTCCTCAGGCTCAGTGCCGGCACCATCGACCAAAATTGGCATGCCTATCTTACTAACTAA
- a CDS encoding fatty acid desaturase family protein, whose translation MSAVPKFAASRSFHTELKNRINAYFEESGKEQTGTASLFVKAIVLTVAFVALYVHVVFFTPTALLAVVECALMGAVGSAIGFNVMHDGAHGSFSKSKWINQFAAFTLNVMGGNSFMWNMKHNLIHHMYTNVDGFDDDIDAQPWLRLSATQPRHRFHRFQHLYFWFFYALLFIAWIFFMDYQKYFKGKIGEVPIKKMTATDQGVFWGFKVLHLFLFMAMPIYLVGFWAWLVGFVVFGCVAGFCLSLVFQLAHTVEHAAFPVPHETTNKLEDEWAIHQIKTTANFATDNKVISWLVGGLNFQVEHHLFPKISHVHYPAISKIIKQMCQEFNIEYIEYPKMRYAVASHVSFLRQMGRA comes from the coding sequence ATGTCAGCAGTACCCAAGTTTGCGGCTTCCCGCTCTTTTCATACCGAGTTAAAAAACCGCATCAACGCCTACTTCGAGGAATCGGGCAAGGAGCAGACGGGCACTGCCAGCCTGTTTGTCAAGGCTATTGTGCTGACCGTGGCCTTTGTGGCCCTGTACGTGCACGTCGTATTCTTTACTCCAACGGCGCTGCTGGCCGTGGTCGAATGTGCCCTGATGGGCGCCGTGGGCTCGGCCATTGGCTTCAACGTGATGCACGACGGGGCCCACGGCTCGTTTAGCAAGTCGAAGTGGATCAATCAGTTTGCCGCCTTTACCCTCAACGTGATGGGCGGCAACAGCTTTATGTGGAACATGAAGCACAACCTGATTCACCACATGTACACCAACGTGGACGGCTTCGACGACGACATCGATGCCCAGCCTTGGCTGCGCCTGAGTGCCACCCAGCCCCGGCACCGCTTTCACCGGTTTCAGCACCTGTACTTCTGGTTTTTCTACGCCCTGCTCTTCATTGCCTGGATTTTCTTCATGGACTACCAGAAGTACTTCAAGGGCAAGATAGGGGAGGTGCCGATTAAGAAAATGACGGCCACCGACCAGGGCGTGTTCTGGGGCTTCAAGGTGCTGCACCTGTTTCTGTTCATGGCTATGCCGATTTACCTGGTCGGCTTTTGGGCTTGGCTGGTAGGTTTTGTCGTGTTTGGCTGCGTGGCCGGCTTCTGCCTGAGCCTCGTGTTCCAGCTGGCCCACACCGTGGAGCACGCCGCCTTCCCCGTGCCGCACGAGACGACTAACAAGCTCGAAGACGAGTGGGCGATTCACCAGATTAAGACGACGGCCAACTTCGCCACCGACAACAAGGTCATCAGCTGGCTGGTGGGCGGGCTGAACTTCCAGGTCGAGCACCACTTGTTTCCCAAGATTTCGCACGTGCACTACCCGGCCATCAGCAAGATCATCAAGCAGATGTGCCAGGAGTTCAACATTGAGTACATCGAGTATCCCAAGATGCGCTACGCCGTGGCCTCCCACGTCTCTTTCCTGCGCCAGATGGGACGGGCCTAA
- a CDS encoding fatty acid desaturase family protein has product MSLPKFAPPRNFYAELRARTNQYFEEAGKSSTGGFRIAGKALLLTSAFVLLYVHLVFFTPATAWALLECVLMGGVISAIGFNVMHDGAHGSFSNNKWLNHFAAFTLNILGGSSYMWNAKHNVVHHMYTNIEGADDDIDIQPWMRMSVGQPRHKLHRFQHLYFWFLYCMLYISWIFVMDYQKYFTKKIGAMPLKKMDTADHLIFWGFKVLNLFLYIALPIYTVGFLGWLAGFAVTTCFAGLVLSLVFQLAHTVEHTAFPVPHETTGKMEDEWAIHQIKTTANFATDNKVISWLVGGLNFQVEHHLFPKISHVHYPAISKIIKQMCQEFNIEYIEYPKMRYAVASHVSFLRQMGRAA; this is encoded by the coding sequence ATGTCGCTTCCCAAGTTTGCTCCTCCGCGTAACTTTTACGCCGAGTTACGAGCCCGTACCAACCAATATTTCGAAGAAGCCGGTAAGTCCAGCACTGGTGGCTTCCGCATTGCCGGCAAAGCCCTGCTGCTGACTTCGGCCTTCGTGCTGCTGTACGTGCACCTGGTGTTTTTCACGCCCGCCACGGCCTGGGCCCTGCTGGAGTGCGTGCTGATGGGCGGCGTCATTTCCGCCATCGGCTTCAACGTAATGCACGACGGCGCCCACGGTTCGTTCAGCAACAACAAGTGGCTCAACCACTTTGCGGCCTTTACTCTGAACATCTTGGGTGGTAGCAGCTATATGTGGAACGCCAAGCACAACGTGGTGCACCACATGTACACCAACATCGAAGGTGCCGACGACGACATTGACATCCAACCCTGGATGCGGATGAGCGTGGGGCAGCCCCGCCACAAGCTGCACCGCTTTCAACACCTGTACTTCTGGTTCTTGTACTGCATGCTGTACATTTCCTGGATTTTCGTGATGGATTACCAGAAGTACTTCACCAAGAAAATCGGGGCCATGCCGCTCAAGAAGATGGACACGGCCGACCACCTCATTTTCTGGGGCTTCAAAGTGCTCAACCTCTTCCTCTACATTGCCCTGCCCATCTACACGGTCGGCTTCCTGGGCTGGCTGGCGGGCTTTGCCGTTACCACCTGCTTTGCGGGCTTGGTGCTGAGTTTGGTGTTTCAATTGGCCCACACCGTGGAGCATACGGCTTTCCCGGTACCCCACGAAACCACCGGTAAAATGGAAGACGAGTGGGCCATTCACCAGATCAAGACGACGGCCAACTTCGCCACCGACAACAAGGTCATCAGCTGGCTGGTGGGCGGGCTGAACTTCCAGGTCGAGCACCACTTGTTTCCCAAGATTTCGCACGTGCACTACCCGGCCATCAGCAAGATCATCAAGCAGATGTGCCAGGAGTTCAACATTGAGTACATCGAGTATCCCAAGATGCGCTACGCCGTGGCCTCCCACGTCTCCTTCCTGCGCCAGATGGGACGGGCGGCTTAA
- a CDS encoding alpha/beta fold hydrolase gives MSYITAGKDANGHDVKLHYTDQGQGNPVVLIHGWPASHEMWEYQLAELPKHGNRVIAYTRRGFGNSSKTWEGNEYDTLADDLKAVLDELDLQDVTLVGFSMGGGEVARYMSRHGGARVGRVAFVAAVTPFLLKTDDNPDGAPKENFDKMIEGLRKDRFDFLSTFGKQFFGVGTLSHPVSQATLDWMQAMCQIASPRATEQDVYAFAATDFRQDLQSIKVPTLVIHGSNDETVPAKVSGQRMTQYLPHAQYIEYDGAPHGLFVTEKDRLNQDLLNFIGVQSKVGTAGNRSF, from the coding sequence ATGAGCTACATTACCGCCGGCAAAGATGCCAATGGCCACGACGTTAAACTTCACTACACCGACCAGGGCCAGGGTAACCCCGTGGTTTTGATTCACGGCTGGCCCGCCTCCCACGAAATGTGGGAATACCAACTGGCCGAACTGCCCAAGCACGGCAACCGCGTTATTGCCTACACCCGCCGCGGCTTCGGTAACTCGTCCAAAACCTGGGAAGGCAACGAGTACGACACCCTGGCCGACGACCTGAAGGCCGTGCTCGACGAGCTGGACCTGCAGGACGTGACGCTGGTGGGCTTCTCGATGGGTGGCGGCGAAGTAGCCCGCTACATGAGCCGCCACGGTGGGGCCCGCGTCGGCCGTGTGGCCTTCGTGGCCGCCGTAACGCCCTTCCTGCTCAAAACCGACGACAACCCCGACGGCGCTCCGAAGGAAAACTTTGACAAGATGATTGAGGGCCTGCGCAAAGACCGGTTCGATTTCCTCTCCACGTTTGGCAAGCAGTTCTTCGGCGTGGGCACCCTGAGCCACCCCGTAAGTCAGGCCACGCTCGACTGGATGCAGGCTATGTGCCAGATTGCCTCGCCCCGGGCCACGGAGCAGGACGTGTACGCCTTTGCCGCTACCGATTTCCGCCAGGATCTGCAGAGTATCAAGGTGCCGACCTTAGTTATTCACGGCAGCAACGACGAAACCGTACCGGCCAAAGTAAGCGGGCAGCGCATGACCCAGTACCTGCCCCACGCCCAGTACATCGAGTATGACGGAGCGCCGCACGGCCTGTTCGTCACCGAAAAGGACCGCCTGAATCAGGACCTGCTCAACTTTATCGGCGTGCAGTCGAAGGTAGGCACGGCTGGCAACCGGTCTTTTTAA
- a CDS encoding class I SAM-dependent methyltransferase, giving the protein MNLEYELKYHQIEENYWWFQARRDMVFRLIQDLHLPTSAAILEIGCSGGPLLQRLRGAGYSALTGIDVSEAGIAVAQQRGIPNVSCMDGAQLGFADASFDLVIASDVLEHIEDEAQALREWARVLRPGGQLLVFVPAFPFLWGKHDEVNQHFRRYTKSQLAQGLVGAGLRVERGSYWNVGLFFPTAAVRLLKRVLPADNKPAKDDFFATPPLLNKLLSGFITAENQLLQRLNAPVGVSVFALARKLPAA; this is encoded by the coding sequence ATGAATCTTGAATACGAATTAAAGTATCACCAGATCGAAGAAAACTACTGGTGGTTTCAGGCGCGGCGGGACATGGTTTTTCGCTTGATTCAGGATTTACACCTGCCCACTTCGGCGGCCATTCTGGAAATTGGCTGCTCGGGCGGTCCTTTGCTGCAGCGCCTGCGGGGAGCCGGCTACTCTGCCCTTACCGGCATTGATGTTAGCGAAGCCGGCATTGCCGTGGCTCAGCAGCGTGGCATTCCCAACGTTTCCTGCATGGATGGCGCCCAACTCGGTTTTGCCGATGCCTCCTTCGACCTAGTTATTGCCTCCGACGTGCTCGAGCATATCGAGGATGAGGCCCAGGCCCTGCGCGAATGGGCGCGGGTGCTACGCCCCGGCGGCCAGCTGCTGGTATTTGTGCCGGCCTTTCCTTTCTTGTGGGGCAAGCACGACGAAGTTAATCAACACTTCCGGCGCTACACGAAAAGCCAGCTGGCGCAGGGGCTGGTGGGGGCCGGCCTGCGGGTAGAGCGGGGCTCTTACTGGAACGTGGGACTGTTTTTTCCTACGGCCGCCGTGCGCCTGCTCAAACGAGTGCTGCCCGCCGACAACAAGCCCGCCAAGGATGACTTTTTTGCCACTCCGCCTTTGCTCAACAAGCTGCTCAGCGGCTTTATCACGGCCGAAAATCAGCTACTGCAACGCCTCAATGCCCCCGTTGGCGTGAGCGTATTTGCCCTGGCTCGCAAGCTGCCGGCTGCCTAA
- a CDS encoding glycosyltransferase family 2 protein: protein MDLSVVIPIYNEETNLSALNTRLTAVLNTLPLQAEIIYVNDGSQDKSLELMRHLAAHDPRVHYVNFSRNFGHQIAITAGLDICSGAAVVVMDGDLQDPPELIPELYAKLQEGYEVVYAKRRSRQGESAVKKLTAKFFYRLLARITSVNIPLDTGDFRIVSRKVVRALKQMPEQNKFIRGQISWIGYRQTFLEFDRSERAGGTPGYTYSKLIRLAMDGITSFSDLPLRIASIGGFAVSGVAFAVMLYAVYARFFMQNYGVGWPSLMVSVLFLGGVQLMAIGIIGEYIARLGANSRQRPLYIIDDTDLAEEGSEYFGRPPQLNPRG, encoded by the coding sequence GTGGATCTATCCGTCGTCATTCCGATTTACAACGAGGAAACGAACCTGTCTGCCCTGAATACCCGCCTGACGGCCGTACTGAATACCCTGCCCCTGCAGGCGGAAATTATCTACGTCAACGATGGGTCGCAGGATAAGTCCCTGGAACTGATGCGCCACTTGGCCGCCCACGACCCGCGCGTGCATTACGTGAACTTCAGTCGCAACTTCGGGCACCAGATTGCCATTACCGCCGGTCTGGATATCTGCTCGGGCGCGGCAGTTGTGGTAATGGATGGCGACCTGCAGGACCCGCCCGAGCTGATTCCCGAGCTTTACGCCAAGTTGCAGGAGGGCTATGAGGTGGTGTACGCCAAGCGCCGCTCCCGGCAGGGCGAAAGTGCCGTAAAAAAGCTGACGGCCAAGTTTTTCTACCGCCTGCTGGCTCGTATTACATCCGTCAATATCCCGCTCGATACCGGGGACTTTCGCATTGTTTCGCGCAAAGTGGTGCGGGCCCTCAAGCAGATGCCGGAGCAGAACAAGTTTATCCGGGGCCAGATTTCCTGGATTGGCTACCGTCAGACCTTCCTGGAATTCGACCGGTCGGAGCGGGCCGGGGGTACGCCGGGCTACACCTACAGCAAGCTGATTCGGCTGGCTATGGATGGCATTACCTCGTTCTCCGACCTGCCGCTACGCATTGCCTCAATTGGCGGTTTTGCCGTGTCGGGAGTGGCCTTCGCCGTGATGCTGTACGCCGTGTACGCCCGCTTTTTTATGCAAAACTACGGCGTGGGCTGGCCTTCTTTAATGGTGAGCGTGCTGTTTCTGGGCGGCGTACAGCTCATGGCCATTGGTATCATCGGCGAGTATATCGCGCGGCTGGGGGCTAATTCCCGGCAGCGCCCCCTCTACATCATCGACGATACGGACCTGGCCGAGGAAGGCTCCGAGTATTTCGGCCGTCCACCCCAGCTTAACCCCCGGGGCTAA
- a CDS encoding ArnT family glycosyltransferase: MLFSRSPQSGSSPVTPSRRRWFVGAYFLLLLLLGLVLHKDYGVAWDEPLDHLNGMVSTKYAGGRFFPNWIREQDSFKDVPDLYSFDDNDHGAILEMTLAIVKLNLGVTELHDYYMLRHLGIFLLFMFGCWALYNIGRIRFSDWRIGLAVVTLLLLSPRLFAESFYNVKDIGFLVLFTVGIYTLVRLLQRPTLGRALVHAVATAVAIDLRILGILLIGLTFGMLVLEALFGREERATWRKLLLLFGVYLVATALVTVVGWPYLWDNPIGNFVHAYNNLKHYRWSGEVLYMGQIMPAPELPWHYATVWILITTPVTYTLALVIGTLIAIVALVQRRFAGLWSFERRLDILFMGWFFLPVLMIIFLDSVIYDGWRHLYFIYPGFLLLAVRGIVAVAQAGQRNVWLKGVALVLGLVFGAEVVYTLVRMVRSHPQQQVYFSFLPPATTEQLFERDYWGLSYRQGLEWLLKNEPNTPIRIYAPNTLLLDNNLGILKPEQRARFTVTPSNKNRYFLGSFRTQNQPYADSLGWRVYQVESSGVMILDVRHHD; encoded by the coding sequence ATGCTTTTTTCACGTTCGCCCCAATCCGGCAGCAGCCCAGTTACTCCTTCCCGCCGCCGGTGGTTTGTCGGGGCTTACTTCCTGCTGTTGCTGCTGTTGGGACTAGTGCTGCACAAAGACTACGGCGTAGCGTGGGACGAACCCCTGGACCACCTCAACGGCATGGTGAGCACCAAGTATGCCGGTGGCCGCTTTTTTCCGAACTGGATTAGGGAGCAGGACAGCTTTAAGGACGTGCCCGACCTCTACAGCTTCGACGACAACGACCACGGCGCAATTCTGGAAATGACCCTGGCCATCGTCAAGCTCAACCTGGGCGTAACCGAGCTGCACGACTATTACATGCTGCGCCACCTGGGCATTTTCCTGCTCTTTATGTTCGGGTGCTGGGCCCTGTATAATATCGGCCGTATCCGTTTCAGCGACTGGCGTATCGGGCTGGCCGTGGTGACGCTGCTGCTGCTCTCGCCCCGGCTTTTTGCCGAGTCCTTTTACAACGTGAAGGATATAGGCTTCCTGGTGTTATTTACCGTAGGAATTTATACGCTGGTGCGTCTGCTGCAACGCCCTACGCTGGGCCGGGCGCTGGTGCACGCCGTAGCCACCGCCGTTGCCATCGACCTGCGTATTCTGGGCATTCTGCTCATTGGGCTCACCTTCGGCATGCTGGTGCTGGAGGCTTTGTTTGGCCGGGAAGAAAGAGCAACCTGGCGGAAATTGCTGCTGCTATTTGGCGTCTACTTGGTTGCTACGGCCCTGGTAACGGTGGTGGGCTGGCCTTACCTCTGGGATAACCCAATCGGCAATTTTGTGCACGCCTACAACAACCTGAAGCATTACCGCTGGAGCGGTGAAGTACTCTACATGGGGCAGATTATGCCCGCTCCAGAATTGCCCTGGCACTACGCCACCGTCTGGATTCTAATAACTACGCCCGTGACCTACACGCTGGCGCTGGTCATTGGTACGCTCATCGCCATAGTGGCCCTGGTGCAACGCCGGTTTGCCGGCTTGTGGAGCTTTGAGCGCCGCCTGGACATCCTGTTTATGGGCTGGTTCTTTCTGCCCGTGCTGATGATTATCTTCCTCGATTCGGTCATTTACGACGGGTGGCGCCACCTCTACTTTATCTACCCTGGGTTTCTGCTGCTGGCCGTGCGCGGCATAGTGGCCGTAGCGCAGGCCGGGCAGCGCAACGTCTGGCTGAAAGGCGTGGCCCTGGTGTTAGGGTTGGTGTTCGGGGCCGAAGTGGTGTATACGCTGGTGCGCATGGTCCGTTCCCACCCCCAGCAGCAGGTGTACTTCTCCTTTCTACCCCCAGCCACTACTGAGCAGCTGTTTGAGCGCGACTACTGGGGCCTCTCGTACCGGCAAGGGCTGGAGTGGCTACTGAAAAATGAGCCCAATACGCCCATTCGGATTTATGCCCCCAACACGCTGCTGCTCGATAACAATCTGGGCATCCTCAAGCCCGAGCAGCGCGCTCGGTTTACGGTCACGCCTTCCAATAAGAACCGCTATTTCCTGGGCTCTTTCCGGACCCAGAACCAGCCCTACGCCGACAGCCTGGGCTGGCGCGTGTACCAGGTCGAGTCCAGCGGCGTGATGATTCTCGACGTGCGCCACCACGATTAG
- the rpsA gene encoding 30S ribosomal protein S1 yields MAVEVVDNFDWDNVGASQFGGNYTAEQRAEMEQMYGDTLTTVQEEEVVKGTVVGITDRDVILNIGFKSDGLVPLSEFRDLTDLKIGDQVEVFIEDQEDSNGQLILSRKKAKIKQAWKSIYDALENDTILEGVVKRRTKGGLIMDLDGVEAFLPGSQIDVKPIRDFDIYVGRRMEVKVVKINAAFDNVVVSHKVLIEKDLEKQREAILNNLEKGQILEGVIKNMTNFGVFIDLGGVDGLLHITDISWGRIAHPSEVLQLDQKLNVVVLDFDEAKKRISLGLKQLTPHPWDSLVAEMGVGSKVKGRIVNVADYGAFMEIIPGVEGLIHVSEMSWSQHLRNPQDFIKQGDVVEAQILTLDRDDRKMSLGIKQLTEDPWTRADFGTKYAVGSKHNGLVRNLTNFGLFVELEEGVDGLVHVSDLSWTKKIKHPSEMVKVGDRLDVQVLELDVANRRLALGHKQLEENPWDTFQTVFTPGSVHKATITEKNDRGAVLELPYGIEGFAYPKSLQKEDGSQAENGESLDFRVVEFSKDDRRIVLSHTAAYNQQAEEESRASKFTKKKPAGGAGAAAQGEGKLSDLKKPAAGEKSTLGDLDALSALRDKMMGTERQAGEQKLQATAETKAPKAEAPAAAEAPAEGGILAAVTGAASAAFDKVSEVAGDAIDAATHSAAFEKAKEVAGDVVDRAKDLLAGDDAADKKDEEKA; encoded by the coding sequence ATGGCAGTAGAAGTAGTTGACAACTTCGATTGGGACAACGTCGGAGCTTCGCAGTTCGGTGGTAACTATACCGCTGAGCAGCGCGCCGAGATGGAGCAGATGTACGGCGACACGCTGACGACTGTGCAGGAAGAAGAAGTGGTAAAAGGTACCGTAGTTGGTATCACCGACCGCGACGTCATCCTGAACATCGGCTTCAAGTCGGACGGCTTGGTGCCCCTGTCGGAATTCCGCGACCTGACCGACCTCAAAATCGGTGACCAGGTGGAGGTATTCATTGAAGACCAGGAAGACTCCAACGGTCAGCTGATCCTGAGCCGCAAGAAGGCGAAGATCAAGCAGGCGTGGAAGTCTATCTACGACGCTCTGGAGAATGACACCATTCTCGAAGGCGTGGTAAAGCGTCGGACCAAAGGTGGTCTGATCATGGATCTGGACGGCGTAGAAGCCTTCCTGCCCGGCTCGCAGATTGACGTGAAGCCCATCCGTGACTTCGACATTTATGTCGGCCGTCGTATGGAAGTGAAGGTTGTGAAAATCAACGCCGCTTTCGACAACGTAGTAGTATCGCACAAAGTCCTGATCGAGAAAGACCTCGAGAAGCAGCGCGAAGCTATCCTCAACAACCTGGAGAAAGGCCAGATCCTCGAAGGCGTTATCAAGAACATGACCAACTTCGGTGTGTTCATCGACCTTGGTGGTGTCGACGGTCTGCTGCACATCACGGACATCTCGTGGGGCCGCATCGCGCACCCCTCGGAAGTTCTGCAGCTCGACCAGAAGCTCAACGTGGTTGTTCTGGACTTCGACGAAGCCAAGAAGCGTATCTCGCTCGGCCTCAAGCAGCTGACTCCCCACCCATGGGATTCGCTGGTTGCCGAAATGGGCGTAGGCTCGAAGGTGAAAGGCCGTATCGTGAACGTAGCCGACTACGGCGCGTTCATGGAAATCATCCCCGGCGTGGAAGGTCTGATCCACGTTTCGGAAATGAGCTGGAGCCAGCACCTGCGCAACCCGCAGGACTTCATCAAGCAGGGCGACGTAGTAGAGGCTCAGATCCTGACCCTCGACCGCGACGACCGTAAGATGAGCCTGGGTATCAAGCAACTGACCGAGGACCCATGGACCCGCGCTGACTTCGGCACGAAGTACGCCGTAGGTTCCAAGCACAACGGTCTGGTGCGCAACCTGACCAACTTCGGCCTGTTCGTAGAGCTGGAAGAAGGCGTAGACGGCCTGGTGCACGTTTCCGACCTGTCGTGGACCAAGAAGATCAAGCACCCCTCCGAAATGGTGAAGGTGGGCGACCGTCTGGACGTGCAGGTTCTGGAGCTCGACGTAGCCAACCGTCGTCTGGCCCTGGGCCACAAGCAGCTGGAAGAAAACCCCTGGGATACGTTCCAGACGGTATTCACCCCCGGCTCGGTTCACAAGGCTACCATCACCGAAAAGAACGACCGGGGTGCCGTGCTCGAGCTGCCCTACGGCATCGAAGGCTTCGCTTATCCCAAGTCGCTGCAGAAAGAAGATGGCTCGCAGGCTGAGAACGGCGAATCGCTGGACTTCCGCGTAGTTGAATTCTCGAAAGACGACCGTCGTATCGTTCTCTCGCACACGGCTGCTTACAACCAGCAGGCTGAAGAGGAAAGCCGCGCTTCGAAATTCACCAAGAAGAAGCCCGCCGGCGGTGCCGGTGCTGCTGCTCAGGGTGAAGGCAAGCTGAGCGACCTGAAGAAGCCCGCCGCTGGTGAGAAGTCGACCCTGGGTGACCTGGATGCTCTGTCCGCTCTGCGCGACAAGATGATGGGCACCGAGCGTCAGGCTGGCGAGCAGAAGCTGCAGGCTACGGCCGAGACCAAAGCTCCCAAGGCTGAAGCTCCCGCTGCTGCTGAGGCTCCCGCCGAAGGTGGTATCCTTGCCGCCGTAACCGGTGCTGCTTCGGCCGCTTTCGATAAAGTATCGGAAGTAGCCGGCGACGCCATCGACGCTGCTACCCACTCCGCCGCTTTCGAGAAAGCCAAGGAAGTGGCCGGCGACGTAGTTGACCGTGCCAAAGACCTGTTGGCCGGCGACGACGCTGCTGACAAGAAAGACGAAGAGAAAGCCTAA